ACCCTGGATAAACTGGATTAGGAACACCTGTCCCCCAATAGGCATTTACCATGTGGATTCTAGTATCAAAACCTTTAGGATCCATTATGTAGAGTGGTATTGAGAAATTCATTGACCCAACAGTATTTGTGCCTGAGGGGTTTACGCTAAAACTTAAGGTCAAATTCGCAACATAATTCCTTGGCAATATGGCATCACTAATGTTCATATAAAACCTAATTGTAAACATTGAGCCTGGTGTAACAGGTCCGGAGTCTACACTAATTCCAAAGACTGTAAATCCTTGAGGTAGGAGTAACTTAGGTTGAAAACCTGAATATGTGTCTTCTCCCCTATTTACAAAAGTAATTAAAAGCACTATATATTGTGATCCTGGTAGAGCAGGTGCCGGGTTTCCATTATAAGACCATTCTACGCTCACTAGATCTATAGGGGTTATTAAGTCATTAACATAAATCGGTATAATAAAATTATCCATTGCTATCAAATCTGTGTTATCTATTGAAACTACTGATATGATAATAAGTCTAGCATAATAGATGCCAGGCTTTGTAGAATTGCTCACATATATCGGGCTAAAGTTTAAAGTAATACTATTTCCATAATTTAAGATAGCAGTAGATGTCTCATTAATTACGTTTAGAGCATAGGCATTAGTGAAACCATTCGGGAGAATTATTTGTGCCAACATATTACTTATTGTGTAACTTCCCATGTTTTGTACCGTTACATCTAGTGAAACTCTCCTGGATCCAGAATAAACTTTTATGCCACCATCCCATTGAACGTTAACAATCTGTATTCCTGCGCTTGAATAGTTTCCTATCACTAATGATAAATTGATCACGTTTGTGTATACGTTGGTGGCTCCTCCATACCCGACAAAAGTAGAATTAATCATTAGTTGTTCTACATAATTACCAGGCATACTAGCAAAATCAATTGAAATACCGGTAAACGTTAATGTAAACATGCTACCTTTATTTACTTGCTGTGCACTGCTCATGACTTTATTGGGACTAAATGGCTTTTTTAGAGTGAGCTGAGCCGATATACTATTTATATTGTCAGTACCAATATTTCTAAGAACAACATTAAGCCCAATGTTTCTTGCACCAGGTGTTGCGTTAACTACAGTACCTCCAGTTGTTGACCAGTAAACACTAATAATTTGAAAGCTAAATGTTGGAAAACTACTAACAGTCATCGGGGCTTTCATAGTAAAATTACCACTCGAAAATGTAGAGTTAGTGAAATTTAATGTTAAGTTACCATAATAAGTACCAGGAATCAAAGAGCTAGCTATATTTAAGAAATAGTCAAGTTCGAAGACCTCTCCCTTGTTTATATTATACCTTATAGTATTGTTTGTTGATATGTAACCAACAGCACTTAAAATCTTTTCACCGTTTATGCCAGAAAATCCATAAGGTAAACTAAGATATCCAACAACATTAACTAAGTTTGAATAATTATTTCTAATGAGAACAATAAACTTCACGTTACTACTTCCAGGGTAAACTTTTTGGGGATTAGATTGAGAACCCCATAATGCAGACACTAATGTAAAGTTACTCGAAGCAAATACAGCTTGAAAGTATAGCGGAACCTCTAACAGAATAAAAATCATTAAAAATGTAATAATAAATTGACTTTTCACTTTTACTCAGATTAATAACTTCCGGATAAATTTAAATTTTTATGTTTGTTTTCATAAAATATAATAGAAGATTAACGTTTACTGTAAAGAATGCTTTTAGTGGGGTCTGGTTTCTCTTCACCAACGATTATACCATCTCTGATCAATACTATCCTTTCACTACACATGGCAATTTCAGGATTATGTGTAACCATGATTATTGTTTTACCAGTTTTATTAAGTTTTATAAATGTCTCCATTATTATCCTAGAATATCCCGAATCAAGATTACCAGTTGGCTCATCTGCCAATATTATTTCTGGATTACCCACGATAGCTCTTGCTATTGCCACTCTTTGTTGCTGACCACCTGATAATTGTGTAGGCTTTTTGGTAAGCCATGTGAGATCCCCACCAACCATAATTAATGCTTCTTTTACCATCTCAATCCTCTTACTTCTAGGAATCCCTCTTATTATTAATGGTATTTCTACATTTTCTAGAACAGTCATTCTGTTAATCAGATTATATTGTTGAAAAACGAACCCTAATACTCTGTTTCTAAATCTAGCAAGCTCATTAGCATTAAGACTATCCACTTCAACACCATTTATAATAACAGTTCCAGATGTTGGCTTATCAAGCAATCCTATAATCTGAAGTAGCGTGGTTTTCCCATGACCTGAGGGCCCCATTATAGATAGAAATTCCCCCCTTCTTACCTTAAGGTTTATATTTCTTAATGCCCAAACCTCTGGTGCTTTGGGTAATCTATAAACCTTTGCTACATTCCTTAACTCCACAATGTTCATTTCAGCATATCTTGAAATAAATATCGGTTAATATATTTTTTAACCGCAGAGAAAAATGATCCTAAACAAGTTTTAATCCCGTAATAAGATAAGTATTAAAAGTTTTCACTTCTTAAAGAAATTTATAATGATTCTAGCAGCTTCTACTGATTCTGCTTCCTGTGTTTCTATCGTTTGAGCTCCTATGTGCGGAGTAGCTATTATATTTGGGAGAGAAAGTAATTCAAGCTCCACAGGTTCTTTAGGAGGTTCAACTGAAAACACATCTAAGGCGGCACCAGATAGTTGACCATTCTTTAATGCCTCGAGTAAAGCTTTCTCATCAACAACTTCACCGCGTGCTGCATTAATTAAATATGCTCCACGTTTCATAATTTTTATCGTATTAGCATTAATTAAGTGTCTAGTCTCAGGCAATAAAGGTACATGAAGTGTGACTATATCACCAACCGAAAGAGCTTCTTCTAAACTGTTAGCAAAATCAACGCCAAGACTTTTCGCAAAAGTTTCTCTACTTCTATCTACATCATAAACCACAACCTTTGCATCAAACGCCTTAAGACGTTTAGCAACTTCATAACCTATCCTTCCAAACCCTATAATACTTACCACCTTACCACGAACCTCATGACCCATAAGTTCACTCTTACTCCATTTACCATTCCTAAGATCATAATAACCCTTACCAATACCCCTCAAGATGCATATAATCAAACCAATAGTTAACTCAGCAGCAGCAACAGAAGGAGCTGCAGGAGTATTAAATACAGAAATGCCTCTTTCCTTCGCAGTATTCAAATCTATATTATCAAGTCCTACACCCGCACGCACTATAATCCTAAGTTTACCAGAATTTTCTAAAACTTTTTTAGTAACCTTAGTCCTTCCTCTTACGATTAATCCATCATAATTACCAATAATTTTAGCAAGACTGCTTTCATCAATTCCCAATAAAACATCAACGTCAAAACCATTCTCTCTAAGCAATTTCAGACCACTTTCATAAACCTGGTCAGTAACCAGAATTTTAACCATTTTCAACACCACGTAATACAAAAACACAAATAAATATAAAATAAACGCGCTACATTCATCAGAATAAGGTTTTCATTCCACGGCCTCAAAGATAAACCACAGGAGTATCTTAAAATTGACTTCAGTATCTTACGATCACGACGATAAGAAAATAAACTTTAGTTCTGTAATGCACAAGTATTACAATGTTTCTCTACATGGAAATTAGTTCTTTAAAAGATGAAATTTCTAAAGCGCGTAATGACATAATCAGTACTTAGCTCGGACTGAACCTGGATTAACAGGAGTCATTTTAATCAAAACACTGAGAGCATGTTCATAAAATAAAGGATTTATTCGATTTTTCATTATTATTTAATTATTTGCGTTAATTTTAAAATATAAGTTTTATAAAGTATTGTGATAAAAAATGTGGTATTTGGATGTCTCAGATCGTAAACCTTTAGGTAGAACAAGAGAAACAGTACCTGCAGTTGGTATTGGGACATGGGGTATAAGAGATTTTAATAAAGCAGAAGAGGCTTTAACTAAAGCTATAGAGTTCGGGCTTAATATGATAGACACTGCAGAGATGTACCATACAGAAGAACTTGTAGGCAAGGTTATCAAAAGAGTTGGTAAAGAAAATGTCTTCATAACTACTAAACTTTTACCTGAACATTTTTCAGATGTTAATGATGCATTAAATGCTGCACGCTCGAGTCTTTCAAGGTTAGGAATTAACACTGTCGATCTAATCTTAATACACTGGCCTAGAGCCTTTACACCAATCGGAAAACAAATCAGAATACTAGAGGCTATAGCTAACGCAGGATATACTAGGTACATAGGTGTGAGCAATTTTAACGTCAGTCAGCTTGCAAAAGCAATACAATCAACCAAAAAACATGAAATAGTAGTAAACCAAGTTAAATATAGCGTGTTAGATCGAACGATAGAAGATAACCTATTACCATACGCTATAGAGCATAGTATAACAATACAAGCATACACACCAT
This region of Thermoprotei archaeon genomic DNA includes:
- a CDS encoding ABC transporter ATP-binding protein — encoded protein: MNIVELRNVAKVYRLPKAPEVWALRNINLKVRRGEFLSIMGPSGHGKTTLLQIIGLLDKPTSGTVIINGVEVDSLNANELARFRNRVLGFVFQQYNLINRMTVLENVEIPLIIRGIPRSKRIEMVKEALIMVGGDLTWLTKKPTQLSGGQQQRVAIARAIVGNPEIILADEPTGNLDSGYSRIIMETFIKLNKTGKTIIMVTHNPEIAMCSERIVLIRDGIIVGEEKPDPTKSILYSKR
- a CDS encoding hydroxyacid dehydrogenase, whose protein sequence is MVKILVTDQVYESGLKLLRENGFDVDVLLGIDESSLAKIIGNYDGLIVRGRTKVTKKVLENSGKLRIIVRAGVGLDNIDLNTAKERGISVFNTPAAPSVAAAELTIGLIICILRGIGKGYYDLRNGKWSKSELMGHEVRGKVVSIIGFGRIGYEVAKRLKAFDAKVVVYDVDRSRETFAKSLGVDFANSLEEALSVGDIVTLHVPLLPETRHLINANTIKIMKRGAYLINAARGEVVDEKALLEALKNGQLSGAALDVFSVEPPKEPVELELLSLPNIIATPHIGAQTIETQEAESVEAARIIINFFKK
- a CDS encoding aldo/keto reductase, yielding MWYLDVSDRKPLGRTRETVPAVGIGTWGIRDFNKAEEALTKAIEFGLNMIDTAEMYHTEELVGKVIKRVGKENVFITTKLLPEHFSDVNDALNAARSSLSRLGINTVDLILIHWPRAFTPIGKQIRILEAIANAGYTRYIGVSNFNVSQLAKAIQSTKKHEIVVNQVKYSVLDRTIEDNLLPYAIEHSITIQAYTPLERGKVSNNKILSEIGKKYNKTPVQIALNYLISNPMVTAIPKTEKIERVLEFEGSLRWRLTKEDIESIRSKI